The genomic region TCGAGATTGTCGTGCCACGCCTGGATGGTCTTCGGCACGTTTTTCTTCCACGCCGGCACGTTCGTGTAATAACGCATCCGGACGTTGTTCTTCGCGTCGAACACGAGCAGGCCGATCCACAGGTCATTCCCGCGGCGCATCACGATCGCCGCATTCGTCGTCGCGATGCCGCGCACCCAGTACGCATTCACGTGCGCGTTCAGCCCGTCGAGATCCTTCTCGTCGGCGCTGTAGTTGACGTTGTCGACGAGCGTCTGATAATCGGCGCCGAGCAGCTTGTGCGCGGTCGCGTTCTGCGTCGCGTCGTCGACGACCTTGAGGCTCAGCAGGTCGGCCGCCGGTTTGGCCTGGAACTGCGACGCCGTCACATACTGGCCGTCGTAGGAGACGCCCGAGCCCGCACCGCAGTCAAAATCCGCGCCGTGTTGCGTGACGCCGATGCGCCCGCCCTTCCGTTCGAAATCGAGCCGGCATTTGCCCTTGCGGTAGGTACCGCTGTCGCCGTGCAGCACGATGTCGCCATCGAGCCCGCCCGTATTCGCGCCGTTGTTGCCGCTCAGCTCGAAATGCACGTGCGGCGCCGTGCCGGTGAACGTCAGCACGCCGCCGAACGACGGGTTGTCGCTCGTCATGTACCACGTCTGCTGCCAGCGGTCGGCGGCCAGCGGCTTGCCGTTCAGGCTCGCGAGCCGTTCGCGGTAGCGATCGCCGAGGCACTGCGCGTCGTCGCCGCACCGGTCGCGCTGCTTGAGCCACTTCAACTGCGCGGCTTTCAGCGCGGCCGTATCGCCGCCTTTTCCGAGCGCCTGCTTCCACGCCGTCGCCAGGTCGCCGTCGAGCTTCGACAGCGCGGCGTCCGCGCAGATTGCCTTCTCGGTGGGCGAAGCGGCTTTCGCGCAGTCGAAGCCTGCGGCATGCGCGGCGAGCGGCAGCAGTGTCAGCAACGCGGCGGCCGCGACGGATCGCCGGTGCGTGTGCCGCACGGCACGGGCGGAAATCGCGGTTTGCCCGCGCGCATTCTTTGGGTTCTGGAGGGTCATCGGCTTGATCGTCGCTGGATCGCGCGCCTGTAGAAGCTACCTGCACGCGGCATTCGAGGTAAAAACGCCCGGCCCGGCATGCGGCGCATGCCGTTGCTCGCCGAAGCCTAACCCGAATGCGCGGCGCCGATCAATCGACGTTAGATGTCAGCGCAACCGTCGACGCAGCCACGCTGCATTGCACGATGCCGTCACGCAAGGTGGCTTCCACGGCGGCATCGATGAAGCCGATGAACACCATCACGCCGTCTCCTTCGCGCACGGCCAGCCCTTCGTCTTCCATCGACGAAAACCGGAGGCGCCGCGCGGCGACCTGGCACACGCGCGTGGCGACCGCGCCCTGCGCATCGGCCACGCGCACGATGCCCTTCGCGCGCAGGATCGTGCGCGGCAACGCCTTCAGCCATGCACGCAGCCGCGCCTTGTCGAGCACGTCCGGCGCGGCGACGGTAACGCTCGCGAACGCCGGCATCGCGTCATGTCCGATCGCCCGGTGCGAGCGCGCGAAACCCGCCGGCATCGCGCCACGATCGGGCACGGCCGCGTCGAACAGCAGCGCGAGCGGAATCTCGCCATGGCGCGCGGCGACGACGATGTCGGTCGGCGCCCACGCGCGCACGTCGCCGAGTACCGCGTCGCGCCGTTCCGGCGCAACGCGGTCGAGCTTGGTCACGACGATCGCGCCCGCGCCGTCGAGCTGGCGCTGCGCCATCGCGCCGACGAGCGGATCGGCGAGCGTGTCGCGCCACGCGAGCGCGTCGGCGACGACGAGCACCGACGTCAGCCGGAACGCACCGTTCAGCAGCCCGATCTGCGCGATCTTCGCGGGATCGGCCACGCCGCTCGCTTCGACGAGCAGCAGTTCGGGCCGCACGTCGCGCGTCGCGACGCGTGTCAGCGCATCGACGAGCGCGCCGCCGATCGTGCAGCAGATACAGCCGTTGTCGAGTTCGATCACGTCGTCGCCGCGCCCCCGCACGAGCCGCGCATCGATGTTCACCGCGCCGAAATCGTTGACGAGCACCGCGATGCGCCGGCCATGCGGCGCCTGCAGGATCGCGTTGACGACCGTCGTCTTGCCCGCGCCGAGATAGCCGCCGATCACCGCGAGGTCGATCGGCGCGGGCGCAGCCCCGGCGGACACGACGGCGTCGCCTTGCGCACTCATCGCGGCGACCGGAACACGCGCCCGCCGAGCACGGTGCCCCACACGTCGAGCTCCTTCAAACGTGCGGGCGCGCAGACCGACGGATCATCGTCGAGCACCGCGAAATCCGCGAACTTGCCGATCTCGATGCTGCCGACGAGATGATCCATCCGCAACGTATAGGCCGCGCCGAGCGTGATCGCATGCAGCGCGTCGTCAACCGCAAGCCGCTCGCCTTCGCCGAGCACGCGTCCGGACGCCGTCTCGCGCTGCACCGCGCACCATGCGGTGAACAGCGGATTGAGCGGCGTGATCGGCGCATCCGAATGCAAGGCGAACGGAATGCCGAGCCGCTGCGCGGAGCCGGCCGCATCCATCCGGTTCGCGCGATCGGGGCCGATGGTCTGGCCGTAATGCGCGTCCCCCCAGTAGTACAGATGATTCGCGAAGAAATTCACGCACATCCCGAGCGCGCGAACGCGCTTCAATTGCGCGGCGTCCGCCATCTGGCAATGCTGCAGCGTATGGCGATGATCGGGGCGCGGATGGCGCTCGAGCAGCGTCGCCATCGCGTCGAGCACGACGTCGGTCGCTTCGTCGCCGTTGGTATGCACGTGCAGTTGCAGCCCCGCGCGATGAAACGGCTCGAACACGTCGACGAGCTGGGCGGGCGGAATCAGCCACAGCCCGTTCGGCTGCCCGCCCGCGTAGCCGGGCCAGCGCACGCGCGCGGTGAAGCCCTGGATCGAGCCGTCGACGATGAACTTCACCGGCCCGAAATGCAGCTTGTCGGTATTGCGCTCGATCTCCGCGAGCACACTGTCGGCCGAGCGCGCCGGATTGCGCTGCGGCGCGAACGCCGGCACGATCCGCACCGGATAATCCGGATCGGCGGTGACGTCGCGCAGCGTGCGGTTGCCGTCGGCCGACAGGTCATTGACGAGATCGGTGGCCGTCGTCACGCCCGCGAGCTGCGCGACGCGCCCGAAATTCCAGACGGCGTGCGGCTTCTCGCTCGCGGAAATCGCGAGCTTGCCGCCGATCGTCTGATACACCGGCAGCATCGCCGCGAACTCCTGCAGCTCGCCGGTCGGGCGGCCGTCGGCATCGCGCGTCACGCCGTCGATGTCGGTGTCCTCGTCGATGCCCGCGCGCGCGAGCATCGCGCCGTTCACGTTCATCAGGTGCACGCTCGC from Burkholderia sp. HI2500 harbors:
- a CDS encoding lysozyme inhibitor LprI family protein, yielding MTLQNPKNARGQTAISARAVRHTHRRSVAAAALLTLLPLAAHAAGFDCAKAASPTEKAICADAALSKLDGDLATAWKQALGKGGDTAALKAAQLKWLKQRDRCGDDAQCLGDRYRERLASLNGKPLAADRWQQTWYMTSDNPSFGGVLTFTGTAPHVHFELSGNNGANTGGLDGDIVLHGDSGTYRKGKCRLDFERKGGRIGVTQHGADFDCGAGSGVSYDGQYVTASQFQAKPAADLLSLKVVDDATQNATAHKLLGADYQTLVDNVNYSADEKDLDGLNAHVNAYWVRGIATTNAAIVMRRGNDLWIGLLVFDAKNNVRMRYYTNVPAWKKNVPKTIQAWHDNLDKTLPVDVMQ
- a CDS encoding CobW family GTP-binding protein codes for the protein MSAQGDAVVSAGAAPAPIDLAVIGGYLGAGKTTVVNAILQAPHGRRIAVLVNDFGAVNIDARLVRGRGDDVIELDNGCICCTIGGALVDALTRVATRDVRPELLLVEASGVADPAKIAQIGLLNGAFRLTSVLVVADALAWRDTLADPLVGAMAQRQLDGAGAIVVTKLDRVAPERRDAVLGDVRAWAPTDIVVAARHGEIPLALLFDAAVPDRGAMPAGFARSHRAIGHDAMPAFASVTVAAPDVLDKARLRAWLKALPRTILRAKGIVRVADAQGAVATRVCQVAARRLRFSSMEDEGLAVREGDGVMVFIGFIDAAVEATLRDGIVQCSVAASTVALTSNVD
- a CDS encoding amidohydrolase gives rise to the protein MPASATPAAPVTVFTARRILTMNPAQPSATHVAVRDGRILAVGDAADAATWHARFGACTTDDTLRDKVLMPGLVEGHCHLMEGAMWDAVYVGYYDRRGPDGTLWPGLRSLDAVLERLAEAERAMTDDGPLLAWGFDPIFFGTARLTAHELDRVSAQRPIAILHASVHLMNVNGAMLARAGIDEDTDIDGVTRDADGRPTGELQEFAAMLPVYQTIGGKLAISASEKPHAVWNFGRVAQLAGVTTATDLVNDLSADGNRTLRDVTADPDYPVRIVPAFAPQRNPARSADSVLAEIERNTDKLHFGPVKFIVDGSIQGFTARVRWPGYAGGQPNGLWLIPPAQLVDVFEPFHRAGLQLHVHTNGDEATDVVLDAMATLLERHPRPDHRHTLQHCQMADAAQLKRVRALGMCVNFFANHLYYWGDAHYGQTIGPDRANRMDAAGSAQRLGIPFALHSDAPITPLNPLFTAWCAVQRETASGRVLGEGERLAVDDALHAITLGAAYTLRMDHLVGSIEIGKFADFAVLDDDPSVCAPARLKELDVWGTVLGGRVFRSPR